One window of Paludibacter propionicigenes WB4 genomic DNA carries:
- a CDS encoding glycosyl hydrolase family 95 catalytic domain-containing protein: MNKVKVVLLTSLFALLPLAQSSAQKGGKLKLWYDKPAANWNEALPIANGRIAAMVHGNPSKELLQLNESSFWSGGPSRNDNPDGLKGLDSIRTYIFQGNYTRANTLSNQFLTAKQLHGSKFQSIGNLNISFPNAEKFTDYYRDLDIENALSSVSYKVDDVIYKREILASIPDQVIVVRLTASKPGKLTFTTNFDSQLKKTSVALDNHTLEMTGLSGTHEGVIGQVKFDARAKVINNGGTVSFVSDSLKVKNANEVIIMVSIATNFVDYQNLTANETQKCIQYLSVAEKKPFNTILKNHISTYQKYFKRVNFDLGTSEAAKATTKDRIKNFSKSYDPELVSLYYQFGRYLLICSSQPNGQPSNLQGIWNGSNNPMWDSKYTININTEMNYWPAEKTNLTEMHEPLIKMIKELSQSGKETAKVMYGSNGWVAHHNTDIWRITGVVDFADAGQWPMGGAWLSQHLWEKYLYNGNLKYLESVYPVLKSACEFYKDFLIEEPTHKWLVVSPSVSPENTPQGHKSALVAGCTIDNQLLFDLFTKTIKAAKLLKKDASLMVDFQKILDRLPPMQIGRLGQLQEWLEDWDNAKDQNRHVSHLYGLFPSNQITPYTTPQLFDAAKTSLLYRGDVSTGWSMGWKVNFWARLLDGNHAKKLISDQLTLVEPGQGRNSTMGGGGTYPNMFDAHPPFQIDGNFGCTSGITEMLLQSHDGSVDILPALPDDWKNGSITGLKAYGGFEVSIIWKDNKAQKVIIKSNFGGNCRLRVPNAMVLAGGKKLNTAKGTNPNPFFEIVKVKEPIISSAAKLNTVVVKPTFLYDIPTESGKTYTFIIK, translated from the coding sequence ATGAATAAAGTAAAAGTAGTATTGTTAACCTCACTGTTTGCACTTTTGCCTTTGGCTCAGTCAAGCGCACAAAAAGGTGGTAAACTAAAGCTATGGTATGATAAACCAGCTGCGAACTGGAATGAAGCATTGCCAATAGCGAATGGAAGAATTGCTGCGATGGTACACGGAAACCCATCCAAAGAATTACTTCAGTTAAATGAGAGCTCATTTTGGTCTGGTGGACCTTCTAGAAACGACAATCCGGATGGATTGAAAGGGCTGGATTCTATTCGGACTTATATATTTCAAGGAAATTACACACGTGCGAATACACTTTCCAATCAGTTCCTCACAGCCAAACAACTTCATGGTTCCAAATTTCAATCCATAGGAAACCTAAATATCAGTTTTCCAAATGCTGAAAAATTTACTGATTATTATAGAGACCTTGATATCGAAAATGCTTTATCGTCAGTTTCTTATAAGGTCGATGATGTAATTTATAAAAGAGAAATTCTGGCTTCAATTCCTGATCAGGTTATTGTAGTTAGGTTAACTGCAAGTAAACCCGGGAAACTAACTTTTACGACTAATTTTGACAGCCAACTCAAAAAAACATCAGTTGCACTGGATAACCACACACTTGAAATGACTGGATTGTCGGGTACACACGAAGGTGTAATCGGTCAGGTGAAGTTCGATGCTCGGGCAAAGGTAATCAACAATGGAGGAACTGTTAGTTTTGTTTCTGACTCGTTGAAGGTGAAAAATGCCAATGAAGTTATAATTATGGTTTCTATAGCAACAAATTTTGTAGATTACCAAAATCTGACAGCTAACGAAACTCAAAAATGTATTCAGTATTTATCTGTAGCAGAGAAAAAGCCGTTTAATACTATTCTGAAAAATCATATATCGACTTATCAGAAATATTTCAAACGTGTGAATTTTGATTTAGGAACTTCGGAAGCTGCTAAAGCTACCACCAAAGACCGAATTAAAAATTTCTCTAAAAGCTATGATCCCGAATTGGTTAGTCTGTATTATCAATTTGGTCGATATCTGCTGATTTGCTCGTCGCAACCCAATGGACAGCCTTCCAACTTACAGGGCATCTGGAACGGAAGCAATAACCCAATGTGGGATAGCAAATACACAATTAATATCAATACAGAAATGAATTATTGGCCGGCCGAAAAAACGAATCTTACAGAAATGCACGAGCCGCTGATTAAAATGATCAAGGAGCTTTCTCAGTCAGGTAAAGAAACTGCCAAAGTAATGTATGGTAGCAATGGTTGGGTGGCTCACCACAATACAGATATTTGGCGTATAACCGGTGTTGTTGATTTTGCCGATGCAGGTCAGTGGCCAATGGGTGGAGCTTGGCTTTCTCAGCATCTTTGGGAAAAATATCTTTACAACGGAAACCTCAAATACCTGGAATCTGTATATCCTGTTTTAAAATCGGCTTGCGAATTTTATAAGGATTTTCTAATAGAAGAACCTACTCATAAATGGTTAGTGGTGTCTCCTTCAGTTTCGCCGGAGAATACACCTCAAGGTCACAAAAGTGCATTGGTAGCAGGTTGCACCATCGATAATCAACTTCTTTTCGACTTATTCACCAAAACAATCAAAGCTGCAAAATTATTGAAAAAAGATGCTTCTCTGATGGTCGATTTCCAAAAAATACTTGATCGCTTACCTCCTATGCAAATAGGTCGTTTAGGACAACTTCAGGAATGGCTGGAAGATTGGGATAATGCTAAAGATCAAAACAGACACGTTTCACATTTGTATGGACTGTTTCCTAGTAATCAGATAACTCCGTATACCACTCCGCAATTATTTGACGCAGCTAAAACTTCGCTTCTGTATAGAGGGGATGTGTCAACCGGTTGGTCAATGGGTTGGAAAGTGAATTTCTGGGCACGTTTACTTGATGGAAATCATGCAAAGAAATTGATATCAGATCAACTTACATTAGTTGAACCCGGTCAGGGTAGAAATTCTACTATGGGCGGTGGCGGAACATATCCGAATATGTTTGATGCGCACCCACCTTTCCAAATTGATGGTAACTTTGGTTGTACCTCCGGTATTACCGAAATGCTTTTGCAAAGTCATGACGGATCAGTTGATATATTACCGGCTCTGCCTGATGATTGGAAAAACGGTAGTATTACCGGTCTGAAAGCCTATGGAGGATTTGAGGTGAGCATAATTTGGAAAGATAATAAAGCTCAAAAGGTGATAATCAAATCGAACTTTGGTGGAAATTGCCGCCTTCGTGTACCCAATGCAATGGTGTTAGCGGGAGGCAAGAAACTGAACACTGCTAAAGGAACAAACCCAAATCCATTTTTTGAAATTGTCAAGGTAAAAGAACCAATAATATCTTCAGCTGCGAAGTTGAATACAGTGGTTGTTAAACCAACCTTCTTGTATGATATTCCAACAGAATCAGGTAAAACTTATACCTTTATTATAAAGTAA